The Desulfofundulus salinus genome includes the window AGCGGCGTTGGCGGGTAAAGCTCCTGGCCGAAGTCAGGCCTTCGCCCGTGGGGCCGGCAATGGTAAAAGTACAGTAACCTTCGCCACCGGCACCGATGCCGGCATAACACGGTGCATTTTTCACAAAAATGGTGGTTTTGACAGCCCGGGCAAATTCTGTCATGTAATCGACATGCTTGGAATGCATGATGGCTGTATGCCGGTTGTTACCTTCCACCCGCACAGCCAGCTGGATCCCCTCTTCGACGTCACGTACCCGCACGACCGGCAGGACAGGCATCATCTGCTCATGGGTTACAAACGGATGATCCGGGTCCGTCTCCATGATGACCAGGCGGGTATCGTGACCTATATTAATACCGATTTGTTTCAAGATGTAAGAAGCATCTTTACCCACCAGGTCCGGGTTAAGCACTGTATGACCGTCCCTTTCCTCGTGGAAAGCCAGCCTGGTCAGAGCATCCACTCCACTTCCCTTTACCAGAATGGCTCCTTCTCGCTGCATCCGGCGGATCAGGTCATCAGCCACTTCATCAACCACGATCAGGACTTTCTCGCAGACACAGGGCATGTTGTTATCAAAACTGGCCCCCATAACAATGTCCCGGGCGGCCCTTTCTATATCGGCTGTGTGGTCTACCAGCACCGGCGGGTTGCCCGCACCGGCCCCGATAGCCTTTTTACCGGAACTCAGGGCTGCCTTTACGACGCCAGAACCGCCAGTCACGACAAGCATGTTGATTCCCGGATGGTGCATCAACTGCCCCGCTTTTTCCACGGAAGGTTCGCTGAGGCCTACAACCAGACCGGAAGGACCGCCGGCACGTATGATGGCCTCGTGAAGAATCTCGATGGTCTTCAATGAAGTCTTCTCGGCTGAAGGGTGGGGGGAGAAAACCACTGCATTACCGGCAGCAATCATCCCGATACTGTTATTGATGATGGTAGCCGCCGGGTTGGTCACCGGGGTAATGGCACCGATTACACCCACCGGAGCCATTTCGACAAGGGTCAGCCCGTAATCACCGGTATAAGCCGTGGGCTTTAAATCTTCAGTGCCGGGTGTTTTCTGTGCCGCCAGGGTGTTCTTCATAATTTTGTCCTCTACGCGTCCCCTTCCGGTCTCCTGAACGGCCATTTCAGCCAGGAGCCGGACATTGGCCAGGGCCGCCTCCCGCATGGCCCGCACCAGCTCCTCCCGCCGGGCCAGGTCCATAAGAGCCAGTTTTTCCTGAGCCCGCCTGGCAGCCTCCACTGCCTCATCCAAACTGGAGAAGGCGCCCTGCACACCTTCTTCTTGCTGGTTCAACTTCTCTAAAATCTTTTCTACAATAGCGTATATCTCAGCCTGTGCTACCTGCATATTAAAACCTCCCTGTCATGTCTTCCCCAGCTGGCCGGAACCCGTTAAACCTTACTGGCCTTGGAGCTGATTCCACTTCTCGACCCCGGCCCGGGCCACTTCTATGTCCTGCTCAACGCTCCCGCCACTGATGCCGATAGCCCCCACAATGTTGGTTTCCTGGTAAAGCGGGATGCCCCCACCAAAAGGAACAATCCTGCCTCCGTTGGTGGTATTGATGCCGTACAGCGGCCCGCCGGGGGCAGCCAGCACAGAAAGCTTTTCCGTTTCCATCTTCAAGGCCACTGCCGTATATGCTTTACCTGCAGCAATATCCAGACTGGCCAGCAGGGCGCCGTGCATGCGCTCCAGCAGCACAGGGTTGCCTGCACCATCAGCCACCACGATCACCATGGGAACCCCAATCTGGTGAGCTTTTTCTTCTGCTGCAGCAGCAATCTGGCGGGCTATGTCAAGAGTAATCGTTTCTTTCACATTACCACCCCCTCTTGTTTTTTCCAGGACTCTGGTCATAACCACCTTGACCAGGTGCTCGTGTGCCTCCACTCTCGCCAGGACAAACAACAGATCTGAAAGGCGATTTAAATACCTGATTACCTCTTCCCTCACGACCTCCCGCCTGGAAAGCCGCACTACCAGCCGTTCTGCCCGGCGGGTAATAGTCCGGGCCAGGTCAAATGCCGCTTCGGCAGGGACATGTCCGGAAACCGCAAACCCGCGCAAAGCGGGAATACGATCAAGCCCTTCGTTTATGTCCTCCTCCAGGCGGCTGATCATCTCATCTTCCACGCGGGCCCCCACCGCGGGCACTTCCGGGCGGGCCAGCTCCGAACAAACCACAAAGAGCTCTTTTTGTACCCTAACGGCAACCTCCTGAACCCACGCACAGCAGGCCAGCGAACGTCCCAGAGCCAGCGCCGCCCCTGCTTCATCCACCGTACCATAAGCGCTGACCCTCAGGCTGTCCTTGCCCACCCGTATTCCTCCCAGAAGGGATGTTTCTCCCCTGTCGCCGGTCCGGGTATATACCCCGGGTGTACGATTTTTCTTCACTGTCCGACCACCCACTTATACCATTTCTTCACCGGCTGGTCATTTCCACGGTATCAACAATACCAATAATGGCAGCATCCACCGGTACCAGCGTGTCAGCACCGTTCACTGTTCGCGAGGCAGGTGATCCCATGACTACCAGGACCGTTTCCCCAACTCCAGCGCCAACGGTATCCACAGCTACAAATTCCTCTACCTCTGTTTTTTTACCGGGCTGCAGCGTTTCGACCACCAGAAGCTTGAAGCCGGTCAACCGTTCGTCCTTCCGCGTGGAAACCACCGTACCAATCACCCGTCCCAAAATCATCCCTTGCTCACCTGCCTCTCTTTAAATCCAGCCCCGGGGTCATGGAACAGGATCACACTTCTTCCACCCGCCAGCCCGCATCCCGGATTGTATCCCAGGCCAGTGGCGTAACCAGTGCCCCCCTGGGAATCCTGACCACCCCGTTATTGTTTACCAGGGCACCCAGCTCCGTGCGTGTGATAACCATGCGCTGGCCGGAACGCTGCTCGACTGCCGGCACACTCGATAAAACGGCAGGCAACTGGTAGGGGCTTTCGGGCACGTTTTTACTCCTTAATAGCGGCTGAGGAGCAATTCCGGAATCAGCCCGCCTTCCAATCATTTCTGCCACCACACTGCCCAATTCCCGGGCCGATACCAGAGTCACCCCGTAACCTGCAATTTTTTCCAGATTATCTTTCATCGTCTGAACCAGTGCCGGACGACCACGGTTCATTCCCAAACGTGCAAAACCTTCACTGGTGGGGTCTGCCGCATCACTGGCCGCTATCACCGGCAGCCCGCGCATTAAGGCATCCACCAGCACCTCCGCTGCCGCCGAGTCCAGCAACATCGAAGCCAGACGGGCTGCAGTGGTCCGTGTGAGTACGGGTACCACCACCAGGTCACAAAGCTCGAGAAGCTCTGTATGCCTGCCACGACTGCTTTCGCCCTCAACCAAAACGTCAACAGCCTGCAGTTCTTGCCTCCACTTCTCGGGATCATGAATAGCCGCCGCCGACCGGGAGAAAAGGATGAAGTACTCCAGCCCCACCCCTCGCTCCCTCTTCAGGCGCGCAAGTTCCTCCAGAGCAGCCCGCGCACCGATGGTCCCGCCCGTAACCACAACCAGTATCCTGCGATGCCCGGGCAGAGGTGAAACAGGAACCTGTCCCCTGTTCAGGCGGCGTAACACCTCTTCCACTACGCGATTCACCAGCTCTTCA containing:
- a CDS encoding aldehyde dehydrogenase family protein, with the translated sequence MQVAQAEIYAIVEKILEKLNQQEEGVQGAFSSLDEAVEAARRAQEKLALMDLARREELVRAMREAALANVRLLAEMAVQETGRGRVEDKIMKNTLAAQKTPGTEDLKPTAYTGDYGLTLVEMAPVGVIGAITPVTNPAATIINNSIGMIAAGNAVVFSPHPSAEKTSLKTIEILHEAIIRAGGPSGLVVGLSEPSVEKAGQLMHHPGINMLVVTGGSGVVKAALSSGKKAIGAGAGNPPVLVDHTADIERAARDIVMGASFDNNMPCVCEKVLIVVDEVADDLIRRMQREGAILVKGSGVDALTRLAFHEERDGHTVLNPDLVGKDASYILKQIGINIGHDTRLVIMETDPDHPFVTHEQMMPVLPVVRVRDVEEGIQLAVRVEGNNRHTAIMHSKHVDYMTEFARAVKTTIFVKNAPCYAGIGAGGEGYCTFTIAGPTGEGLTSARSFTRQRRCVLVDGFRII
- a CDS encoding cob(I)yrinic acid a,c-diamide adenosyltransferase, which produces MKKNRTPGVYTRTGDRGETSLLGGIRVGKDSLRVSAYGTVDEAGAALALGRSLACCAWVQEVAVRVQKELFVVCSELARPEVPAVGARVEDEMISRLEEDINEGLDRIPALRGFAVSGHVPAEAAFDLARTITRRAERLVVRLSRREVVREEVIRYLNRLSDLLFVLARVEAHEHLVKVVMTRVLEKTRGGGNVKETITLDIARQIAAAAEEKAHQIGVPMVIVVADGAGNPVLLERMHGALLASLDIAAGKAYTAVALKMETEKLSVLAAPGGPLYGINTTNGGRIVPFGGGIPLYQETNIVGAIGISGGSVEQDIEVARAGVEKWNQLQGQ
- a CDS encoding EutN/CcmL family microcompartment protein, which encodes MILGRVIGTVVSTRKDERLTGFKLLVVETLQPGKKTEVEEFVAVDTVGAGVGETVLVVMGSPASRTVNGADTLVPVDAAIIGIVDTVEMTSR